A stretch of the Streptomyces venezuelae genome encodes the following:
- a CDS encoding peroxiredoxin: MAHAPKIGDTVGDFQLPGGHLDGETFHRRDYTLREQRGKPLVLAFYPGDDTPVCTAQLCSYSDGLADLQAAGATVWGISPQGLDSHERFARDRNLRMPLLSDHGRTVAKAFGITAPVIGLRRAVFILTGTGRLHWKHVTAVGATYPPATTLTAQLARLPA; this comes from the coding sequence ATGGCCCACGCCCCCAAGATCGGGGACACCGTCGGCGACTTCCAGCTGCCCGGCGGGCACCTGGACGGCGAAACCTTCCACCGCCGCGACTACACCCTGCGCGAACAACGCGGCAAGCCCCTCGTCCTCGCGTTCTACCCCGGCGACGACACCCCGGTCTGCACCGCACAGCTGTGCTCCTACTCCGACGGCCTGGCCGACCTCCAGGCCGCCGGGGCCACGGTGTGGGGCATCAGCCCGCAAGGGCTCGACAGCCACGAACGGTTCGCCCGCGACCGGAACCTGCGCATGCCCCTGCTGTCCGACCACGGGCGCACCGTGGCGAAGGCCTTCGGAATCACCGCCCCCGTGATCGGACTGCGCCGGGCGGTGTTCATCCTCACCGGCACCGGCCGCCTGCACTGGAAGCACGTCACCGCCGTGGGCGCCACCTACCCCCCTGCCACCACCCTGACCGCACAGCTCGCCCGCCTGCCCGCCTGA